A genomic stretch from Xanthocytophaga agilis includes:
- a CDS encoding SDR family oxidoreductase: MDLQLTNKTAFISGSTAGIGYAIAKRLATEGATVLINGRTQIAIDKAVNELKTTTGNPNISGIMADFLDVDQINQLFNQLPPIDILINNAGIFEPKSFVDITDQEWLRFFDMNVLSGIRLSRHLFPSMLEKNWGRIIFISSENAVSTASEMVHYSMTKTAQIAISRGMAELTKGTGVTVNSILPGPTKSRGMAGFISDMAAVNTITVQEAEQNFFKDIRPTSLIQRFASVEEIADTVAYYVSPLASATNGAAIRVEGGTINTII, from the coding sequence ATGGACTTACAACTGACAAACAAAACTGCATTTATCAGCGGCTCAACCGCAGGTATCGGCTATGCGATTGCAAAAAGACTGGCAACTGAAGGGGCAACAGTACTTATTAACGGTAGAACCCAGATTGCCATCGACAAAGCAGTAAACGAACTAAAAACAACAACTGGAAACCCGAATATATCTGGCATCATGGCAGATTTCCTGGATGTTGACCAAATAAATCAACTATTCAATCAGCTACCTCCTATCGATATTCTGATCAATAATGCAGGAATATTTGAACCCAAATCGTTTGTCGATATCACTGATCAGGAATGGTTACGTTTTTTTGACATGAATGTACTGAGTGGCATCCGGTTATCACGTCATTTATTTCCCAGCATGTTAGAGAAAAACTGGGGACGAATTATTTTTATTTCAAGCGAAAACGCTGTGTCCACAGCAAGCGAAATGGTACATTACAGTATGACCAAAACAGCTCAGATCGCTATTAGTCGGGGTATGGCCGAACTTACAAAAGGAACCGGTGTTACAGTTAACTCCATTCTGCCAGGTCCAACCAAATCAAGAGGAATGGCTGGGTTTATTTCCGATATGGCAGCAGTAAATACGATTACTGTACAGGAGGCGGAACAAAATTTCTTTAAAGATATCCGCCCTACTTCTTTGATACAACGTTTCGCTTCTGTAGAAGAAATAGCAGATACGGTAGCCTATTATGTAAGTCCGTTAGCATCTGCCACCAATGGAGCTGCTATTCGTGTGGAAGGAGGAACCATCAACACCATTATCTGA
- a CDS encoding cupin domain-containing protein → MATKNTTIHNKITGEKITWLETSQGSNGKRLVFLFEVAPKGKLPVTHYHPNQTETFEVCKGTFTVRLAGQVHILKAGEKLLIPKGVPHQWWNDSVNEPTKMKVIFEPALHTETFLEQFYGLSNDNKTAKDGTPAFLQLMAMVNEYEIYITGPPLFIQKALGFVLGGLAKLIGIKKYYPQYSKK, encoded by the coding sequence ATGGCTACAAAAAACACAACTATTCATAATAAGATAACCGGAGAGAAAATTACCTGGCTTGAAACTTCACAGGGTTCCAATGGGAAGAGACTTGTGTTCCTATTTGAAGTAGCACCTAAAGGAAAGTTACCTGTTACTCACTATCATCCCAATCAAACGGAAACATTTGAAGTGTGCAAAGGTACTTTTACTGTTCGACTGGCTGGACAGGTACATATCTTAAAGGCAGGTGAAAAACTGCTTATTCCGAAAGGAGTTCCACATCAGTGGTGGAATGATTCTGTAAATGAACCTACAAAAATGAAAGTAATTTTTGAGCCAGCCTTGCATACGGAAACGTTTCTGGAACAGTTTTACGGCCTTAGCAATGATAATAAGACTGCAAAGGATGGTACTCCTGCTTTTTTGCAGTTGATGGCCATGGTAAATGAATATGAAATTTATATCACTGGACCACCTTTGTTTATTCAGAAGGCATTGGGGTTTGTGCTTGGAGGATTGGCTAAATTAATTGGGATAAAAAAATATTACCCCCAATATAGTAAGAAGTAG
- a CDS encoding alpha/beta fold hydrolase, producing MKTIVFITGAFVSNSSWDTWKKYFESNGFATMAPAWPHKDAPAEVLRNRHPDAEIASNRLAELTNYYADLVSQLPEKPILIGHSIGGLLVQLLLQRGLGSMGIAIHSVPPQGVFTFKFSFLKAGWGALGFFTPTKETYMMSFSEWQYGFTNGMSIEEQKESYYAFAIPESKLIVRDTITAAAKVDFDRPHAPLLLISGSTDHTIPASLNYSNYRKYKNSPSITDYKEFEGRNHFVLGQPTWQENANYILNWINKISQ from the coding sequence ATGAAAACTATCGTCTTTATCACAGGTGCATTTGTCAGTAATAGTAGTTGGGATACGTGGAAGAAATATTTTGAAAGCAATGGATTTGCCACTATGGCCCCTGCCTGGCCTCATAAAGATGCTCCGGCAGAAGTGCTGCGAAACCGGCATCCGGATGCAGAAATAGCTTCTAACCGCCTGGCAGAGCTGACCAATTATTATGCTGACCTGGTCAGTCAATTGCCAGAAAAACCTATCCTGATTGGCCACTCTATCGGAGGTCTGTTGGTTCAACTCCTGCTGCAACGTGGCTTGGGATCTATGGGCATTGCCATTCATTCGGTTCCTCCTCAGGGCGTATTTACCTTTAAGTTTTCCTTTTTAAAGGCAGGTTGGGGAGCACTGGGTTTCTTTACACCAACGAAGGAAACGTATATGATGTCATTCAGTGAATGGCAGTATGGGTTTACCAATGGCATGTCAATAGAAGAACAAAAAGAATCCTATTATGCATTTGCCATTCCTGAGTCAAAACTAATTGTACGCGATACCATTACAGCAGCAGCTAAAGTAGATTTCGATCGACCCCACGCACCTCTGCTGCTCATTTCTGGCAGTACAGACCATACCATTCCGGCATCTCTCAACTATTCAAATTATCGGAAATACAAAAACAGTCCATCTATCACCGATTACAAAGAATTTGAAGGACGTAACCATTTTGTATTAGGCCAGCCTACCTGGCAGGAAAATGCCAACTATATACTGAACTGGATCAACAAGATCAGTCAATAA
- a CDS encoding redoxin domain-containing protein, giving the protein MQFVNSKLQRELKAPVFSVKDIFDRQINLETYRDKKILIGFFRHAGCPFCNIRVHKLLKVYNELHPKGLEMIFFFESTEKVLLQSSFHQEVSPIPLIADPEKKWYASYGLEESLYKSTMSHIATFAQTAFEAVSKGLPTHMMASGESFSTMPAEFLIAEDLTIKEVYYSERLTDRLDVRKIKEFVEAEQLAYQ; this is encoded by the coding sequence ATGCAATTCGTCAATAGTAAGTTACAACGTGAACTAAAAGCTCCTGTTTTTAGCGTAAAAGATATTTTTGATCGTCAGATTAATTTAGAAACCTATCGTGATAAAAAGATTCTGATAGGATTTTTCCGCCATGCGGGTTGTCCGTTTTGTAATATTCGTGTACACAAACTGCTAAAAGTATATAATGAGCTACATCCCAAGGGACTTGAAATGATCTTTTTCTTTGAGTCTACAGAAAAAGTGTTGTTGCAAAGCAGTTTTCATCAGGAGGTATCTCCTATTCCTCTGATAGCTGATCCGGAAAAGAAATGGTATGCTTCTTATGGACTGGAAGAGTCACTGTATAAGTCAACCATGAGTCATATTGCCACTTTTGCCCAAACAGCCTTCGAAGCTGTATCTAAAGGATTACCTACACACATGATGGCCAGTGGAGAGTCTTTTTCTACCATGCCTGCTGAATTTCTGATCGCAGAAGATTTGACTATCAAAGAAGTCTATTATTCTGAAAGGCTGACGGATCGTCTGGATGTGCGAAAAATAAAGGAGTTTGTTGAAGCAGAACAACTGGCTTATCAATAG
- a CDS encoding MBL fold metallo-hydrolase, with translation MKQLYHFFIIIAFLLFFLSDLAVAQFPLPPQVPIWDANTVELTLHKITIDVYAILPKTAEAETTKGIPQATTGGFVIGEKGVLLIETMLTKRLFDQQMKLVRSVTNKPILYAVNTSDHGDHCFTNYLLPASATIIQNEFAKENLAKNYENIKQFMVRLFGKNRGIEESVYRPADLTIAKNTTLTLDLGGGKIVKFINGGTAQSPADLFVWMPSSKVFWAGNPFIGESPTIPWLFDGYFLEPADNLKKIYDFLPEDAIVVPGHGRITNKTGIKYTLDYVTSLKTTIEDAVSKGLTLEQTGQSVKMSEYNKGYVLFDWLHFNFNLPNAYKDIQRVKSK, from the coding sequence ATGAAACAGTTATATCATTTTTTTATAATAATAGCCTTTCTCCTATTCTTTCTGTCTGATCTGGCAGTGGCTCAGTTTCCCTTACCCCCTCAGGTTCCCATCTGGGATGCGAATACAGTAGAATTAACGCTCCACAAAATTACAATCGATGTATATGCTATTCTACCCAAAACAGCAGAAGCCGAAACCACCAAAGGTATCCCCCAAGCCACAACAGGCGGATTTGTGATTGGTGAAAAAGGTGTTTTACTGATTGAAACCATGCTTACCAAACGCTTATTTGATCAGCAGATGAAACTTGTGCGATCTGTAACAAATAAGCCTATTCTATATGCAGTAAACACGAGTGATCATGGAGATCATTGTTTTACCAATTACTTATTGCCTGCTTCAGCTACAATTATCCAGAATGAGTTTGCAAAAGAAAACCTGGCCAAAAACTATGAGAATATAAAACAGTTTATGGTCAGGTTATTTGGCAAAAATCGAGGTATCGAAGAATCTGTATACAGGCCTGCTGACCTTACCATTGCTAAAAACACTACACTTACTCTGGATCTGGGTGGTGGAAAAATAGTGAAATTTATCAATGGTGGTACCGCGCAATCTCCGGCGGATCTATTTGTCTGGATGCCATCGTCTAAGGTTTTTTGGGCAGGTAACCCTTTTATTGGAGAAAGTCCAACTATTCCGTGGTTGTTTGACGGATACTTTCTTGAACCCGCTGATAATCTAAAAAAGATCTATGACTTTCTACCGGAAGACGCTATTGTAGTACCCGGACATGGACGAATTACCAATAAGACTGGAATAAAATATACCCTGGACTATGTCACATCGCTAAAAACTACTATTGAGGATGCCGTTAGTAAAGGATTGACACTGGAACAGACCGGGCAGTCGGTAAAGATGAGTGAATACAATAAAGGATATGTCCTTTTTGACTGGCTGCATTTCAATTTTAACCTTCCGAATGCTTACAAAGATATTCAAAGGGTTAAAAGTAAATAG
- a CDS encoding alginate export family protein gives MIHITTLLLKGILLLGLATLLIIPCFSQITPSFKSLRYEEDYAYLKMDSSRNWYKKTKYLSLSPTGNTYLSFGGDIRYQYFWFKNEDWGDTPQDKDGYILTRYLAHADFRAGKNFRAFVQLQSSLANGKEAEPSPVENSPLNLHQAFIDITLPLNNTDHLTTRIGRQELLYGSQRLVSVREGPNNRQSFDAARLLYKGTDWKADFFYSHSVRAQQQIFADGFTKHTRFWGAYAVVNHIPFLQNADIYYFGLHKQQAAFDDGEGRELRHSIGTRLWNSTNNFRYDLEGVYQFGSFGTKDIHAWTLSANTGYKFSQTKLQPEIGLKAELISGNASYTDNTLQTFNPLFPRGAYFGLAALIGPANLIDIHPSLDLDLTPKLIFGVDYDVFWRYSQHDGIYAPNVSLIYSGKDISDKFIGQQFITDLVYTPNNFLYFRGELTWFAAGDFLKAAGTGKDILFSAATIQLKF, from the coding sequence ATGATACATATTACAACACTATTACTAAAGGGTATACTCCTTTTAGGATTGGCAACTCTGTTGATAATCCCTTGCTTTTCGCAAATTACACCATCATTTAAGTCGCTTCGGTATGAAGAAGACTATGCCTACTTAAAGATGGATAGTAGTCGGAACTGGTACAAAAAAACGAAATACCTTTCTCTATCACCCACTGGAAATACCTATCTTTCCTTTGGAGGAGATATACGCTATCAGTACTTCTGGTTTAAAAATGAAGATTGGGGAGACACCCCACAGGACAAAGATGGCTATATTCTCACTCGGTATCTTGCACATGCGGACTTCCGGGCTGGCAAAAATTTCAGGGCTTTTGTACAATTGCAAAGTAGCCTGGCTAACGGTAAGGAAGCCGAGCCCTCGCCGGTAGAGAACAGTCCGCTAAACCTTCATCAGGCCTTTATTGATATCACACTGCCATTGAATAATACAGACCACCTTACCACCAGAATTGGTCGTCAGGAGTTGCTATACGGATCTCAACGGCTGGTATCAGTCAGAGAAGGTCCTAATAACCGCCAATCCTTTGATGCGGCCAGACTACTGTATAAAGGGACTGACTGGAAAGCAGATTTCTTTTATTCTCATTCTGTTCGTGCCCAGCAACAGATATTTGCAGACGGATTTACAAAACATACCCGATTTTGGGGTGCATATGCTGTTGTTAATCATATTCCGTTTTTACAAAACGCAGACATATATTATTTCGGTCTTCATAAACAACAAGCTGCTTTTGATGATGGCGAGGGACGGGAACTTCGTCATTCTATTGGTACACGGCTATGGAATAGTACGAATAACTTTCGATATGATCTGGAAGGCGTATATCAGTTTGGTAGCTTTGGTACCAAAGATATTCATGCCTGGACGCTTTCTGCTAATACCGGATACAAATTTTCTCAGACAAAACTTCAACCTGAGATAGGGCTGAAAGCAGAATTGATCAGTGGGAATGCCAGCTATACAGATAATACCCTGCAAACGTTTAATCCGTTGTTTCCAAGAGGTGCTTATTTTGGGCTGGCAGCTTTAATCGGACCTGCCAATCTGATAGATATCCATCCATCTTTAGATCTCGATCTGACCCCCAAACTTATTTTTGGCGTTGATTATGATGTCTTCTGGCGATATAGTCAACATGATGGAATTTATGCACCCAATGTATCTCTTATCTATTCCGGAAAGGATATCAGTGACAAATTTATTGGGCAACAGTTTATTACAGATCTGGTCTATACACCTAACAACTTTCTGTATTTCAGGGGTGAGCTTACCTGGTTTGCAGCAGGTGATTTTTTAAAAGCAGCAGGCACAGGAAAAGATATTTTGTTTAGTGCTGCTACCATTCAGCTAAAATTCTAA
- a CDS encoding histidine kinase dimerization/phosphoacceptor domain -containing protein has product MKLLIRIGLLLCGLLLCVVLPTDAQIEHSRSYPELVSAFKKSKADTNRVQLLYDIGAYYFFNPNVASSRLDSVISMLQQAEALSIALKYPKGQGNTYRMLAMIYCKQGKPEKGKPLVYKAIQILKDNNNLADLGEAYFELGGYYTVSEIDIAERIRLSQLGLEAFTQAGNKLKQANGLKELGDLYQIKGENSKALLTLRQSLKLYQSIGYPVLQGIYDLLGNVCASLGDYKEAIRYGLLAVETSERLDGSSMQLATIYNRLGLTYYELREFEQANQYYKKSIAIARQYHDFVTIHMLAANIVRTLIYLNRLEEALAYQQDIIKKYPIDDITRRIIALGNFIDIYLRLKHYKQARYYCHELHSLSGKFNQISVETEQYAYHMLTIFYLATQQYQLAEKYRLAHKALAKRLASLPALSKNYLLHFKIDSAQGNYAAAILDYQQYKAFTDSLLTEAKTKQIAQLQIQYETEKKDQNIKLQQQNILLLTKQSLLKENQLKQAKLLRNITLGGVILLLIIIGLLYNRYLTKQRNSKKLEAQQKEINDKNLSLQRLVTEKEWLLKEIHHRVKNNLQIVMSLLNSQSAYINNEAAMLAIRSSQHRVQAISLIHQKLYQSESVAAIDMPVYIQELVEYLRDIFSTGQRIRFDIQIDPIRLDVSYAVPLGLILNEVITNSIKYAFPGTREGLITISFKQTHGNQYILAVMDNGVGLPANFDSNTTDSLGVSLIRGLSEDIDGKVCIESNHGTTVLVDFVYQKINRLNPILASDILINTDLPSETII; this is encoded by the coding sequence ATGAAACTGCTGATTAGAATTGGCCTTTTGTTATGTGGCCTTTTGCTTTGCGTGGTCTTACCTACTGATGCTCAGATAGAACACAGCAGATCGTACCCAGAACTAGTATCTGCCTTCAAAAAAAGTAAAGCAGATACCAATCGTGTCCAGCTGCTATACGATATAGGCGCCTACTATTTCTTCAATCCGAATGTCGCCTCATCCCGACTGGATAGTGTGATCTCAATGCTTCAACAGGCAGAGGCGCTGAGTATTGCACTGAAATATCCCAAAGGACAGGGAAATACGTATCGGATGTTGGCGATGATCTATTGCAAACAGGGAAAACCTGAAAAGGGAAAACCACTAGTCTACAAAGCCATTCAAATTCTGAAGGATAATAATAACCTGGCAGATCTGGGTGAGGCCTACTTTGAACTAGGTGGCTATTACACAGTTTCAGAAATAGATATAGCAGAAAGAATACGATTGAGCCAACTAGGGCTAGAGGCTTTTACTCAGGCAGGCAATAAACTTAAACAAGCCAATGGACTAAAAGAGCTTGGGGACTTATACCAGATTAAAGGAGAGAATTCAAAAGCATTGCTTACCCTCAGACAATCACTGAAACTTTATCAATCTATTGGCTATCCGGTACTCCAGGGTATTTATGACCTGTTAGGAAATGTTTGTGCTTCACTGGGAGATTACAAGGAAGCCATCCGGTATGGCTTGCTTGCTGTTGAAACATCGGAACGACTGGATGGTTCCTCTATGCAACTGGCCACTATTTATAACCGACTCGGATTAACTTACTATGAACTAAGAGAATTTGAACAGGCCAACCAATACTATAAAAAATCAATTGCGATTGCCCGGCAATACCATGATTTTGTTACAATTCACATGCTAGCGGCCAACATTGTTCGCACACTGATATACCTTAATAGGCTTGAAGAAGCCCTTGCTTACCAACAGGACATTATCAAAAAATATCCTATTGACGATATTACCAGACGAATCATTGCCCTTGGTAATTTTATAGATATTTACCTACGGTTAAAACACTATAAGCAAGCGCGCTATTATTGCCATGAGTTACATAGCCTATCTGGTAAATTCAATCAGATAAGTGTCGAAACAGAACAGTATGCGTATCACATGCTGACTATTTTTTATTTAGCTACCCAGCAGTATCAGCTAGCTGAAAAATACCGGCTGGCACATAAAGCATTGGCTAAAAGGCTTGCATCACTCCCTGCTTTATCCAAAAACTATTTATTACACTTTAAGATTGACTCCGCACAGGGAAACTATGCAGCTGCGATTTTAGACTATCAGCAATACAAAGCATTTACGGATTCTCTTTTAACTGAAGCAAAGACCAAACAGATTGCTCAGTTGCAAATTCAGTATGAAACTGAAAAAAAAGATCAGAATATTAAATTGCAACAACAAAACATTCTATTATTGACCAAACAAAGCCTTCTGAAGGAAAACCAGCTAAAACAAGCTAAACTATTACGAAATATCACTTTGGGAGGAGTGATTCTGCTGCTCATTATTATCGGTTTGTTGTATAATCGTTATCTGACCAAACAGCGAAATAGTAAAAAGCTGGAAGCCCAGCAGAAAGAGATTAATGACAAAAATCTGTCACTTCAGCGTCTGGTCACAGAAAAAGAATGGCTGCTGAAAGAGATTCATCACCGGGTAAAAAATAACCTTCAGATTGTGATGAGCCTGTTAAATTCTCAGTCTGCCTATATTAACAATGAGGCCGCGATGCTGGCTATCCGCAGTAGCCAGCATCGGGTACAGGCAATCTCTCTGATCCATCAAAAACTCTATCAGTCTGAAAGTGTGGCGGCAATTGATATGCCCGTTTACATTCAGGAACTGGTTGAATATTTACGAGACATCTTCTCTACAGGGCAACGAATCCGGTTTGACATACAGATTGACCCCATTAGACTGGATGTTTCCTATGCTGTACCACTGGGATTAATTTTAAACGAGGTTATTACCAATTCGATTAAGTATGCATTTCCTGGAACTAGAGAAGGATTGATTACCATTTCATTCAAACAAACCCATGGCAATCAGTATATTTTGGCTGTGATGGATAATGGCGTTGGATTACCTGCCAACTTTGACAGCAATACAACAGATTCTCTTGGAGTAAGCCTGATCCGTGGACTAAGTGAAGATATAGATGGCAAAGTTTGTATAGAAAGTAATCATGGTACCACTGTTCTCGTTGACTTTGTCTACCAAAAGATCAATAGACTCAATCCTATCCTTGCCAGTGATATTCTTATTAACACAGACCTTCCTTCAGAAACCATTATATGA
- a CDS encoding chromate resistance protein ChrB domain-containing protein, translating to MKWITRERPKIDRIACPWLIKNFIDPHAEFIYVPKEQVFASAKQLDAIPYDIPGAEYSHYGDQCSFDYFIEKHQLTDPALLHLAPIVRAADTDHFDLVPQAAGLWAISAGLSVLYTDDYEQLSIGMKIYDALYAWSTHALHETHTWNPKL from the coding sequence ATGAAATGGATCACCCGTGAACGTCCAAAAATAGATCGAATCGCCTGTCCCTGGCTGATTAAAAACTTTATTGATCCCCATGCAGAATTTATTTATGTACCCAAAGAGCAGGTATTTGCTTCCGCGAAGCAGCTGGATGCTATTCCGTATGATATACCAGGTGCAGAATATTCACATTATGGAGATCAGTGCAGTTTCGATTATTTTATCGAGAAACATCAACTCACCGATCCGGCTTTACTCCACCTAGCTCCCATTGTTCGGGCTGCGGATACTGACCATTTTGATCTTGTACCACAGGCAGCAGGCTTATGGGCCATTTCTGCTGGCCTGTCTGTTTTATATACAGATGATTATGAGCAGTTGTCTATTGGAATGAAAATCTACGATGCCTTATATGCCTGGTCTACACATGCTTTACACGAAACACACACATGGAATCCCAAACTATAA
- a CDS encoding amidohydrolase — MYRLFLLPFLFATLLGVAQNKADLIIYNGKIATMVKPDEFHQAVAIKDGIIQDVGSSQKMLSLYKSAKTVLIDAKGKTVVPGLNDSHIHIIREGLHFNSELRWDGVKTLKRAMEMLKEQAARTPPGVWIKVIGGWNEFQFAEKRQPTIEEINEAVPDKPVFITYLYGKAFLNKKGIQALGYTKDTHYEGSLIELDSHGEPTGIMYAKETPKAIYTTLALTTRLSEDERLNSTLQFYRELNRFGLTSAVDAAGGGQNFPDDYGVALTLARQGKLTLRTSYYLFAQQKGKELQDYEKWVVSTHPRKNDHMLLAHGFSPEGAGENMVATAADFENFLEPRIVLSDEMEGDLEPIIRLLVKNRWPFRLHATYAESIERMLAVFEKVDREIPFNGLRWCFDHAETITEPQLARVKKLGGGVAVQFRMYFQGELYEKMYGKPATQIPPIKKMLAMGIPVGMGTDAPRISTYNPWMALHWLISGKTIGDMQFWPKEQVLDRFTALSLYTSGSAWFSGEEKDKGKIVKGMYGDVAILSDDYFSISVETVRQIESILTIVNGNIVYASGEYKQYCPVLPAVIPEWSPVRHFGGYQK; from the coding sequence ATGTATCGATTATTCCTTTTACCGTTTCTGTTTGCTACGCTCTTAGGTGTTGCTCAGAACAAGGCAGATCTGATTATCTACAATGGCAAAATAGCGACAATGGTCAAGCCTGATGAATTCCATCAGGCAGTTGCCATCAAAGATGGTATTATCCAGGATGTAGGTAGCTCTCAGAAAATGCTTTCCCTTTATAAAAGTGCTAAGACCGTTTTGATTGATGCCAAAGGCAAAACAGTAGTTCCGGGCTTAAATGATAGCCATATCCATATTATTCGGGAAGGATTGCACTTTAACAGTGAGCTCCGGTGGGATGGTGTAAAAACATTAAAGAGAGCCATGGAAATGCTGAAAGAACAGGCCGCCCGAACTCCTCCGGGTGTATGGATCAAAGTGATTGGTGGCTGGAATGAATTTCAGTTTGCAGAGAAGCGTCAGCCTACTATTGAGGAAATTAATGAAGCCGTTCCTGACAAACCCGTTTTTATTACCTATTTATATGGCAAAGCGTTTCTAAACAAAAAAGGCATCCAGGCATTGGGTTACACCAAAGATACCCATTATGAGGGTAGTCTCATCGAACTGGATAGTCATGGAGAGCCAACCGGCATCATGTATGCCAAAGAGACTCCTAAAGCTATTTATACTACACTGGCCTTGACAACCCGGCTTTCGGAAGATGAACGCCTAAACAGCACACTACAGTTTTATCGGGAATTGAATCGTTTTGGGTTAACCAGCGCCGTTGATGCCGCAGGAGGAGGACAAAACTTTCCGGATGACTATGGGGTAGCACTCACACTAGCCAGACAGGGAAAACTTACCTTACGAACATCGTACTACTTATTTGCTCAGCAAAAAGGCAAAGAGTTACAAGACTATGAAAAATGGGTAGTATCTACTCATCCCCGAAAAAATGACCATATGCTTCTTGCTCATGGATTTTCTCCTGAAGGAGCAGGAGAAAATATGGTAGCTACAGCAGCCGATTTTGAAAATTTCCTTGAGCCCCGAATTGTACTGTCTGATGAGATGGAAGGCGATTTAGAGCCTATAATCCGGTTGCTTGTAAAAAATCGCTGGCCGTTTCGCCTGCATGCTACCTATGCCGAATCCATTGAACGAATGCTGGCTGTATTTGAAAAGGTCGATAGGGAAATTCCTTTTAATGGATTACGCTGGTGTTTTGATCATGCCGAAACCATTACAGAACCACAGCTGGCACGCGTAAAAAAGCTGGGAGGAGGTGTTGCTGTTCAGTTCCGCATGTATTTTCAGGGAGAACTCTATGAAAAGATGTATGGAAAGCCAGCAACTCAGATTCCCCCAATTAAGAAGATGCTTGCTATGGGAATTCCTGTAGGAATGGGCACAGACGCCCCAAGAATCTCTACCTATAATCCATGGATGGCCTTGCACTGGCTCATTAGTGGCAAAACAATTGGGGATATGCAGTTCTGGCCTAAAGAACAGGTGCTGGATCGTTTCACAGCCTTATCACTCTATACATCAGGTAGTGCATGGTTTTCTGGAGAGGAAAAGGATAAAGGAAAAATTGTCAAAGGTATGTATGGAGATGTTGCCATTTTATCTGATGACTATTTCTCTATTAGTGTAGAAACCGTCAGGCAAATCGAATCGATACTAACCATCGTCAATGGCAATATTGTGTATGCATCAGGTGAATACAAACAATATTGCCCTGTATTACCTGCAGTAATCCCGGAATGGTCTCCTGTCAGGCACTTTGGAGGCTACCAGAAGTAG
- a CDS encoding alpha/beta hydrolase, protein MNTIHPLYAFTRTTRLVIRTMFVLLIAAMTSCTSPQEKKETDSDTTSVIVQTTEAIEPASPPANFKHQTAHVNGVNIHYVIGGQGEPLVLVHGFGQNWYMWNRLLPELSKHFTVIVPDLRGVGESDKPAEGYDKKTMATDIHELVKTLGYKSINLAGHDIGLMVAYAYAVQYGPEVKKVALMDALLPGIEPVWKQISTTVWHFGFFARPIAGDLVAGHEREFLVDFWPQVGYVKNPFTKEEVDEFVRAYATKGSTTGSFHWFGSFPQDVEDNHAFMKKKLQMPLLAMGGEHFSAPFLADHSRLVATNVTETKIMGAGHWLVQEQTEQVQKGLLDFFLNK, encoded by the coding sequence ATGAATACTATTCACCCCCTTTATGCCTTTACCAGAACAACTAGACTGGTTATACGCACTATGTTTGTTTTACTAATAGCTGCTATGACTTCCTGTACGAGTCCACAGGAAAAGAAAGAAACAGATTCAGATACAACTTCAGTTATAGTTCAGACTACTGAAGCTATTGAGCCTGCGTCTCCTCCGGCTAATTTTAAACACCAGACAGCTCATGTAAACGGAGTAAATATTCACTATGTAATCGGAGGTCAGGGCGAACCTCTAGTATTAGTACATGGATTTGGGCAAAACTGGTATATGTGGAACCGTCTATTGCCAGAGCTTTCCAAGCATTTTACCGTGATTGTTCCTGACCTGAGAGGAGTTGGAGAATCTGATAAGCCGGCTGAAGGATACGATAAAAAGACTATGGCAACAGATATTCATGAGTTAGTAAAAACGCTGGGTTACAAAAGCATAAACCTTGCCGGTCATGATATTGGGTTGATGGTAGCCTATGCGTATGCCGTACAGTATGGCCCGGAAGTGAAAAAAGTAGCTTTAATGGATGCCTTGCTTCCTGGTATTGAACCTGTATGGAAGCAGATTTCTACAACGGTATGGCACTTCGGCTTTTTTGCAAGACCTATTGCCGGTGATCTGGTTGCCGGACACGAAAGAGAATTCCTGGTCGATTTCTGGCCTCAGGTTGGATATGTAAAGAATCCATTCACCAAGGAAGAAGTCGATGAGTTTGTCCGGGCTTATGCCACAAAGGGATCTACTACAGGAAGTTTTCACTGGTTTGGGTCTTTCCCACAGGATGTAGAGGATAACCATGCATTTATGAAGAAGAAACTGCAAATGCCTTTACTTGCTATGGGTGGTGAACATTTTAGTGCGCCCTTCCTTGCAGATCATTCCCGACTAGTAGCCACAAACGTAACAGAAACAAAGATCATGGGTGCAGGGCACTGGCTTGTACAAGAACAAACTGAACAGGTACAAAAAGGATTACTGGATTTTTTCCTGAATAAATAA